In Candidatus Contubernalis alkalaceticus, the following proteins share a genomic window:
- a CDS encoding HD domain-containing phosphohydrolase has protein sequence MKSMTLRLRTLAVLGSLHIVLVLVIYMLFHTIMMNSVIQLEKQYVQEHIERAIRLIEEEIYLMSMIAEDWAPWDDTYHFVNYLNQDYITKNDPAASLINLQSNVMAIINTSGEIVYAVNIDLVSGEQLSISRDLKKQFEDSLLVSNFDSDFLVQGIILIEEGIMVIGSHPILTNDYQGPSRGNLVMGRFLDSERVSLIGKKINLDLLLLPLDQLQEEKFNLISEDKPILVKELNNDFVSGHAVLKDIYNKPVVGLLINLPRDIFNIGRDAMKYMLYSLIAVGLIFTFGALLFLEKNVLSRLVSLSQAVSKIGDASTSTETLQSDERFDELSFVSHEIKNMLSKLHDSQQIVIENEKRFRALVTNVPGAIFRRANYSHGTMEYMSDTIKEISGYPTSDFFDFEVQAYPHIIYPEDRMRIDQVIQEHLFLKKPYTVRYRIKDINGDIKWVQENGQGVFDKGGKLQYIDGIIIDINDSKQAEEKIRYMSFHDCLTGLYNRAYLEQEMQRLDTKRQLPISIIMGDLNGLKLVNDTYGHCVGDEMLVSTAEILKKTCREEDIVARWSGDEFVILLPQTTKEEASLMCKRINNLCSNTYVRKLPFSIALGVASKKSMGKDLVETIKEAEDNMYKHKLAESRSTKSAVLNALLKTLEEKSCETEEHARRMQEIAMKIGEKINLPETELDRLTLLVYLHDIGKITVPEEILIKKKKLTEREWEHIKKHPETGYRIARSMEEFAHVAEDILSHHEHWDGSGYPQGLKGKEIPLLARIASIADAYEVMTHGRPYKEPISQQEVIAELKRCAGTHFDPDLVEILVSYIEERKNENVFRKR, from the coding sequence ATGAAAAGTATGACCTTGCGTCTTCGGACATTAGCTGTACTGGGAAGCCTGCATATTGTATTGGTATTAGTTATATATATGCTGTTTCATACAATTATGATGAACAGCGTTATTCAATTGGAAAAACAATATGTTCAAGAACATATAGAGCGGGCAATACGTTTGATAGAAGAAGAGATTTATTTGATGTCTATGATTGCAGAAGATTGGGCCCCCTGGGACGATACATATCATTTTGTGAATTATCTAAACCAGGACTATATTACCAAAAATGACCCTGCCGCCAGTTTAATAAATCTTCAATCCAATGTAATGGCTATTATTAATACATCAGGAGAAATAGTTTATGCTGTTAACATAGACCTGGTGAGTGGGGAGCAGCTGTCTATTTCCCGGGACTTGAAAAAACAGTTTGAGGACAGCTTACTGGTAAGTAACTTTGATTCGGACTTTTTGGTTCAAGGTATCATTTTAATAGAAGAAGGTATCATGGTAATTGGCTCTCACCCTATTCTTACTAATGATTATCAAGGCCCCTCAAGGGGAAATCTGGTGATGGGCAGATTCCTGGACTCTGAAAGGGTTAGCTTAATTGGGAAAAAAATAAATCTAGATTTATTGCTATTACCGTTGGATCAATTACAAGAGGAAAAGTTTAATTTAATCAGTGAAGATAAACCAATTTTAGTTAAGGAATTAAATAATGATTTTGTTTCCGGACATGCAGTTTTGAAGGATATCTATAATAAGCCTGTTGTTGGGTTGTTAATTAATCTGCCCCGGGATATTTTTAATATTGGTAGGGATGCCATGAAATATATGCTTTATTCTCTCATAGCAGTGGGATTGATTTTTACATTTGGGGCTTTACTATTCTTAGAGAAAAATGTTCTCTCCAGGTTAGTTAGTTTAAGTCAGGCGGTAAGTAAAATAGGTGATGCCAGTACTTCAACAGAAACTCTTCAGTCAGATGAACGCTTTGATGAATTGTCCTTTGTTTCTCATGAAATTAAAAATATGTTGAGCAAATTGCATGACTCACAACAGATAGTTATCGAAAACGAGAAAAGATTTCGTGCCCTTGTAACCAATGTTCCCGGTGCAATTTTTAGAAGGGCTAACTATTCTCATGGTACTATGGAATATATGAGTGATACTATAAAAGAAATATCCGGATATCCAACCTCTGATTTTTTTGATTTCGAAGTCCAAGCTTATCCTCATATCATATATCCGGAGGACAGGATGAGGATAGATCAAGTAATTCAAGAACACCTTTTTTTAAAAAAACCGTATACCGTAAGATATCGAATAAAAGACATTAACGGAGATATTAAGTGGGTTCAAGAAAATGGACAGGGGGTTTTTGATAAGGGTGGAAAGCTGCAGTATATTGATGGTATCATTATAGATATCAATGATTCTAAACAGGCGGAAGAAAAAATTCGATACATGAGTTTTCATGACTGTCTTACGGGGCTTTACAACCGAGCTTATCTGGAACAGGAGATGCAAAGGCTGGATACAAAACGACAACTGCCCATCAGTATAATTATGGGTGATTTAAATGGTCTAAAGCTGGTAAATGATACCTATGGACACTGTGTAGGGGATGAGATGTTGGTTAGCACTGCCGAAATTTTAAAAAAAACCTGTCGTGAAGAAGATATTGTTGCCCGCTGGAGCGGTGATGAATTTGTTATCCTCCTGCCTCAAACAACAAAAGAGGAAGCAAGTTTAATGTGTAAAAGAATTAACAATTTATGTAGTAATACTTATGTAAGAAAATTACCCTTCTCTATAGCTTTAGGGGTTGCCAGCAAGAAAAGTATGGGAAAGGATCTTGTCGAGACAATAAAAGAGGCTGAAGATAATATGTATAAACATAAGCTGGCTGAAAGCCGCAGTACCAAGAGTGCAGTTTTGAATGCTTTACTTAAAACATTGGAAGAAAAAAGCTGTGAAACAGAGGAACATGCCCGGCGTATGCAGGAAATAGCCATGAAGATTGGGGAGAAAATTAATCTTCCCGAAACAGAATTAGATAGGTTAACACTTTTAGTTTACCTTCACGACATAGGAAAAATTACTGTTCCGGAGGAAATATTAATAAAAAAGAAAAAATTAACAGAAAGAGAATGGGAACATATAAAAAAACATCCGGAAACAGGTTACCGAATAGCCCGGTCTATGGAGGAATTTGCCCATGTAGCAGAAGATATCCTTTCCCATCATGAACACTGGGATGGTTCGGGATATCCCCAAGGCTTAAAGGGAAAAGAGATTCCTTTATTGGCTCGTATTGCATCTATAGCGGATGCTTATGAGGTTATGACCCATGGGCGGCCGTATAAGGAACCCATTTCTCAACAGGAAGTTATTGCAGAATTAAAAAGGTGTGCTGGCACTCATTTTGATCCGGACCTGGTGGAGATTTTAGTTTCTTATATTGAAGAGAGAAAGAATGAAAATGTTTTTAGAAAAAGATAA
- a CDS encoding glutamate-5-semialdehyde dehydrogenase: MSEVKTKAAECRKAAARLAYTSTQVKDKALIKMAEYLEENEKDILAANKIDLENLAKKPGYTKAFHDRLELNPARIKDMADGLRDIQNLMDPIGEVITMWKRPNELQIGQVRVPLGVVGIIYEARPNVTVDAAALCVKAGNAVILRGSSEAIESNKKLVEILKKACIETGLPSGTINLIEDTDRAAARELMQMNGYVDVLIPRGSGGLIKSVIENATVPVIETGEGNCHTYVDKETDLDMAVSIAFNAKTHRPGVCNAMETLLVHSDIANDYLPKVSKLLEDAGVEIRACSKTREIIPQGVLAEEKDWATEYLDMILAVKVVESIDEAIEHINKYGTKHSEAIVTTSYSRSRKFLNQVDAAAVYVNASTRFTDGAVFGLGGEMGISTQKLHTRGPMGLKALTSIKYVIYGDGQVR; encoded by the coding sequence ATGTCAGAAGTAAAAACAAAGGCTGCGGAATGCAGGAAAGCTGCCGCCAGGCTGGCCTATACTTCCACCCAGGTAAAGGATAAGGCACTGATTAAGATGGCTGAATACTTAGAAGAGAACGAGAAAGACATTCTAGCTGCCAACAAGATTGACTTAGAAAATCTGGCTAAAAAACCGGGATATACTAAGGCCTTTCATGACCGGTTGGAACTTAATCCAGCCAGGATTAAAGACATGGCTGACGGATTAAGGGATATTCAAAACCTTATGGACCCTATCGGTGAGGTAATTACCATGTGGAAGCGTCCCAATGAACTGCAGATCGGACAGGTGCGGGTTCCTCTAGGAGTGGTAGGGATCATCTACGAGGCCAGGCCCAACGTTACGGTAGATGCTGCTGCACTCTGTGTTAAGGCGGGTAACGCGGTAATCTTAAGGGGCAGTTCTGAGGCTATTGAGTCCAACAAAAAACTGGTGGAGATTTTGAAAAAAGCCTGTATTGAAACGGGCCTTCCTTCCGGTACAATAAACCTTATTGAAGACACAGACAGGGCCGCGGCCAGAGAACTTATGCAGATGAATGGATATGTGGATGTGTTGATTCCCCGGGGAAGCGGTGGCCTGATTAAATCGGTTATCGAAAATGCCACGGTACCGGTAATAGAAACAGGCGAAGGAAACTGCCACACCTATGTGGATAAGGAAACCGATTTGGATATGGCAGTCAGCATTGCTTTTAATGCCAAAACTCACCGTCCAGGAGTCTGTAATGCTATGGAAACCCTTTTGGTTCACTCAGACATAGCTAATGATTATCTGCCTAAAGTATCTAAACTTTTAGAAGATGCCGGTGTAGAAATTAGAGCATGCTCCAAAACCCGGGAAATAATACCCCAGGGGGTTTTGGCAGAGGAAAAGGATTGGGCCACTGAATACCTGGATATGATTTTGGCGGTGAAAGTAGTGGAAAGCATAGATGAAGCCATAGAACACATTAATAAGTACGGCACCAAACACTCTGAAGCCATTGTTACCACCAGTTATTCCCGTTCCCGTAAGTTTTTAAACCAGGTAGATGCGGCGGCAGTATATGTGAATGCATCAACCCGGTTTACCGACGGAGCTGTATTTGGATTGGGAGGCGAAATGGGCATAAGTACACAGAAGCTCCATACCCGAGGGCCCATGGGCCTAAAAGCTTTGACTTCTATTAAATATGTTATTTATGGAGACGGACAAGTTAGATAG
- the proB gene encoding glutamate 5-kinase, translated as MEEAYRKRLRNVKNVLIKVGTSTLTYPSGKLNLNYIERIVRELADLKNQGKEVLLVSSGAIGAGLGKLGFKRRPKTTPEKQAIAAVGQGMLIQVYEKIFSEYGHTVAQLLLTRDDLVNRQRYINARNTLITLLKYGVVPIINENDTVSVDEIEFGDNDNLSALVASLIDVDLLINLSDIDGLYTSNPHTDSEAKLVTYVPEITAEIENLAQSTCGSLGTGGMKAKLQAANIAVCSGVPMVIANGQKPGIIHDIICGERIGTLFLPKEKPMHSRKRWIAFGLTVQGTLTVDSGAKIAVVRDGKSLLPSGINYVEGNFERGETVCIADEDGIVFARGLVNYPSSDLIKIMGLKSSEISKVLRENGVSEVIHRDNLVII; from the coding sequence GTGGAAGAGGCATATAGAAAAAGACTAAGAAATGTTAAAAATGTGCTGATTAAGGTAGGAACTTCTACCCTGACTTATCCTAGCGGTAAGTTGAATCTGAACTATATTGAAAGAATAGTTCGGGAACTGGCGGATTTAAAAAACCAGGGGAAGGAAGTTTTGCTGGTATCTTCTGGAGCCATTGGAGCAGGATTGGGCAAGCTGGGTTTTAAAAGAAGGCCTAAGACTACTCCTGAAAAACAGGCTATCGCTGCAGTGGGACAGGGAATGCTGATTCAGGTTTATGAAAAAATATTTTCTGAATACGGTCATACGGTAGCACAGCTTCTTTTAACCCGGGATGACCTGGTGAATAGACAGAGGTACATAAACGCCAGAAACACCCTGATTACTCTGTTGAAGTATGGTGTGGTTCCTATCATTAATGAAAATGATACTGTTTCTGTGGATGAAATTGAGTTTGGAGATAATGACAATCTTTCCGCACTGGTGGCCAGCTTAATAGATGTAGATCTTTTGATCAATCTTTCGGATATTGATGGACTCTATACATCTAATCCTCATACGGATTCTGAAGCCAAGCTGGTAACCTATGTTCCTGAAATTACCGCTGAGATAGAAAATTTAGCCCAGAGTACCTGTGGTTCATTGGGCACCGGTGGGATGAAGGCCAAGCTGCAGGCGGCGAATATTGCAGTGTGCTCTGGTGTACCTATGGTGATTGCCAACGGTCAAAAACCTGGTATTATCCATGACATAATATGTGGTGAAAGAATAGGGACTTTGTTTTTGCCCAAAGAAAAACCCATGCACAGCCGCAAGAGGTGGATTGCTTTTGGGCTTACGGTGCAGGGTACTTTAACTGTCGATTCCGGTGCCAAGATAGCAGTGGTGAGAGATGGAAAAAGTCTTCTGCCCAGTGGAATTAATTATGTTGAAGGAAATTTTGAACGGGGCGAGACGGTCTGTATCGCCGATGAGGATGGCATTGTATTTGCCCGAGGATTGGTAAATTACCCATCCAGTGATTTAATAAAGATTATGGGGTTAAAATCCTCAGAAATTTCGAAAGTATTGAGGGAAAATGGAGTGAGTGAGGTAATACATCGGGATAATTTAGTAATCATATGA
- the proC gene encoding pyrroline-5-carboxylate reductase: MNSYKVGVIGCGVMGTALLSGIIHSNLVHPTDIMVWDVLSQKTEDIKKQYKVVAASQMKDMFDLPRMIFLAVKPADMPQVLDHIRDFLKDDHLIISVAAGISIDQIIKVVGTDQKVIRLMPNTPCLISMGMTVVSPGNNVAENELSFVMKLMEALGKVVILEEKLMDAATGLSGSGPAYVFMFVEALADGGVKMGLPRDKALLLAAQTVSGAAEMVIQSGEHPSTLKDRVASPGGTTIEGIYALEKKSFRGTIMKAVEAAVKRAGELGKEREG, translated from the coding sequence TTGAACAGTTATAAAGTCGGAGTGATTGGCTGTGGGGTGATGGGGACTGCTCTATTAAGTGGCATTATACACAGCAATCTGGTACATCCTACAGATATTATGGTCTGGGATGTGCTTTCCCAAAAGACAGAAGATATAAAGAAGCAGTATAAAGTGGTTGCTGCCTCTCAAATGAAAGATATGTTTGATTTACCCCGAATGATATTTTTAGCAGTGAAGCCGGCAGACATGCCCCAAGTTCTGGACCACATAAGGGATTTCTTGAAAGATGATCATCTAATAATTTCCGTAGCAGCCGGCATCTCCATAGACCAAATAATTAAGGTTGTTGGCACTGACCAAAAGGTAATCAGGCTTATGCCAAATACACCCTGCTTGATTAGCATGGGCATGACCGTTGTTTCACCGGGAAATAATGTAGCTGAAAATGAGCTGAGTTTTGTAATGAAGCTGATGGAGGCTTTGGGGAAAGTGGTTATCCTGGAAGAAAAGCTCATGGATGCTGCTACCGGCTTAAGCGGTAGTGGGCCTGCTTATGTATTTATGTTTGTGGAAGCGTTGGCAGACGGGGGAGTAAAAATGGGACTCCCCAGGGACAAGGCTCTGCTTTTAGCTGCCCAGACCGTCTCAGGTGCTGCTGAAATGGTGATTCAATCAGGGGAACACCCTTCAACCTTAAAGGATAGGGTGGCCTCTCCGGGAGGCACCACTATTGAAGGCATTTATGCCTTAGAAAAGAAATCTTTCCGAGGAACCATAATGAAGGCAGTAGAAGCCGCTGTAAAACGGGCTGGAGAATTGGGGAAAGAAAGGGAAGGGTAG
- a CDS encoding helix-turn-helix domain-containing protein, protein MQGIFTPEELSGKLKVSKMVVYKWLKKGELKAFKDGKMWRVAREGLEEFLGHPIPWE, encoded by the coding sequence ATGCAAGGAATATTTACTCCCGAAGAATTATCTGGAAAGCTAAAAGTATCTAAAATGGTCGTTTATAAATGGCTTAAAAAAGGAGAACTAAAAGCCTTCAAAGACGGTAAAATGTGGAGAGTTGCTAGGGAAGGCCTGGAAGAATTTTTAGGTCATCCTATTCCTTGGGAATAA
- a CDS encoding helix-turn-helix domain-containing protein produces the protein MTEKTEVYTIDMAAEYLKVSAQTIRKLIETEELPAKKIGRLWRIRQEDLQEFLKSE, from the coding sequence ATGACCGAGAAAACAGAAGTGTATACGATAGATATGGCAGCAGAGTATTTAAAAGTATCAGCACAAACCATAAGAAAACTAATTGAAACCGAGGAATTACCCGCAAAGAAGATCGGCAGGTTGTGGAGGATTCGGCAGGAGGATTTGCAAGAATTTTTAAAAAGTGAATAA
- a CDS encoding transposase, producing the protein MRVYDKEFKEEAIKLSGEVGPTVAAEKLGIPVTTLYTWRSNANRYGNMAIVGSGHKRVDPKTAEIRALEKQLKELEATNDILKRALAFFAMSQKK; encoded by the coding sequence ATGCGAGTATATGATAAAGAATTTAAAGAAGAAGCCATTAAGCTGTCCGGTGAAGTAGGTCCGACAGTAGCTGCTGAAAAGCTGGGAATTCCAGTCACTACTCTTTACACATGGCGAAGCAATGCAAATCGTTATGGAAATATGGCTATTGTCGGCAGTGGTCATAAGCGTGTAGATCCAAAAACCGCTGAAATCAGAGCATTAGAAAAACAACTCAAGGAACTTGAAGCAACCAATGATATTTTGAAAAGAGCCCTGGCTTTTTTCGCAATGAGCCAAAAGAAGTAG
- a CDS encoding IS3 family transposase: protein MEKTQGKSKHSIKTMCEVLGVSENGFYKWLKRQSRPYKYDALLAKILQIRADNPDYGAYRIYLHLQLFQDYKGSYYLILALCKKHHLMLKKKRHSKGITKADLAAQASENLIQQDFTAESPNEKWLSDITEIPTADGKLYVAAVMDCFDGSIVGLKMANHMRAELCVEAFTAGVKKHQAYGMIFHSDRGSQYTSTLFRQTLARYGAIQSMSNTGKCFDNARMESFFATLKKESIYKFKTETMKMETVKSIIFRFIEIYYNRKRIYTTNGGYPPLVKRSLYYQENLSQAG, encoded by the coding sequence CTGGAAAAAACCCAAGGAAAATCTAAGCACAGCATAAAGACCATGTGCGAGGTATTAGGGGTTAGTGAAAACGGATTTTATAAGTGGTTAAAAAGACAGTCCAGGCCCTACAAATATGATGCTCTTTTGGCAAAGATTCTTCAAATTCGTGCAGACAACCCGGACTATGGAGCGTATAGGATATATCTGCATTTACAACTTTTTCAGGACTATAAGGGCAGTTATTATCTAATCCTCGCGCTCTGTAAAAAACACCATCTAATGCTGAAGAAAAAACGTCACAGCAAGGGGATAACCAAGGCTGATCTTGCTGCACAAGCTAGTGAAAACCTGATCCAGCAAGACTTTACAGCTGAATCACCTAATGAAAAATGGCTGAGTGACATTACAGAAATTCCAACGGCTGACGGTAAGCTTTATGTAGCCGCCGTAATGGACTGTTTTGATGGAAGCATTGTCGGACTAAAAATGGCTAATCACATGCGCGCTGAGCTTTGCGTCGAAGCTTTTACAGCCGGTGTCAAAAAACATCAGGCATATGGTATGATTTTCCATTCAGACAGGGGGAGTCAATACACTAGCACACTTTTCCGTCAAACCCTTGCCCGATATGGAGCAATACAAAGCATGAGCAACACAGGTAAATGCTTTGACAACGCACGGATGGAGTCTTTTTTTGCCACACTGAAAAAAGAAAGCATCTACAAATTTAAAACTGAAACCATGAAAATGGAAACCGTCAAAAGCATCATATTTAGATTTATTGAAATCTACTACAACCGAAAAAGAATTTACACTACAAATGGAGGCTACCCACCCTTGGTCAAGCGTTCGCTCTATTATCAGGAAAACTTATCCCAGGCAGGGTAA
- a CDS encoding phage tail protein → MSGITELMVRISADVKQFEQGMAGFQKKIYGVRDTVATAGKSLSKNFTVPVLAAAGAVVGLMTKYGAYADELLDASAITGLSTDEMQKWRKMAVDAGVDVDIVTKSVQTFNKQLERGNELSPRLAKGFDTMNISVEDFKKLEPDEQMRKIIGTMTELEEADARAFANQMGMPDLLPIIGDLVADGRDLDQIMAEIDIPFSTEDLEQMNEFRKEWDNLKESLSLLMGQALQPLFKLFSENREAIQGKLMPAVENLVQMVISLFEWFAELNPETQKMIGMAVGLAVALGPVLGVIALLITAIGAIISPIGLVVVAVIALVAAAIYLWKNWDEIITWLNNLWDTFVNWILERTEKLRERMHENIDKIKQFFETGFSDMVQTAKNKVEEIKQAIIQRFIEIVASVGMKIIELYTNVRNRFTQMQTSIRQTMENIKTAAINAWTALKTGVVTKAQELYTEARAKLEQTWNYIKGLPAQAVQWGKDIIQGLINGIKNMAGNLGGAIKGVAENAVNAAKSFLGIRSPSKVFEGIGLNMGEGMSIGLGNAQRMIGQSIEKMSMGGMNLAVSGATSGGATSGGTLSVRHEIDLRNTPEGLNTHELKSFLFNMFNDPGYQREIDRAVYKSSASRNRPGGVR, encoded by the coding sequence TTGTCAGGAATTACGGAATTAATGGTTCGCATTAGTGCGGATGTAAAACAATTTGAGCAGGGCATGGCTGGGTTCCAGAAAAAGATTTACGGCGTAAGGGACACCGTGGCAACAGCAGGAAAATCATTGAGCAAAAACTTTACAGTTCCCGTTCTAGCTGCCGCGGGTGCTGTAGTTGGGCTAATGACCAAATACGGAGCCTATGCGGACGAGCTTTTAGATGCCTCTGCAATCACCGGTCTGTCAACTGATGAAATGCAGAAGTGGAGGAAGATGGCCGTGGATGCAGGGGTTGATGTGGACATTGTGACCAAATCCGTGCAAACGTTTAACAAGCAGCTCGAAAGAGGGAACGAGCTATCCCCTCGTCTGGCAAAAGGGTTTGACACCATGAACATAAGTGTAGAGGACTTTAAAAAGCTAGAGCCGGACGAGCAGATGCGAAAAATAATTGGCACTATGACGGAGCTTGAAGAAGCCGACGCCAGGGCCTTTGCAAACCAAATGGGCATGCCGGACTTGCTACCTATCATTGGGGATTTAGTAGCAGACGGGAGAGACCTTGACCAGATAATGGCCGAAATAGACATACCCTTTAGCACCGAAGATTTAGAGCAAATGAATGAGTTTAGAAAAGAATGGGACAATCTGAAAGAATCTTTATCCCTGCTAATGGGACAGGCTTTACAACCTCTCTTTAAACTATTTAGCGAAAACAGAGAAGCAATACAGGGCAAACTTATGCCAGCCGTGGAAAACTTAGTGCAAATGGTAATAAGCCTGTTTGAATGGTTTGCAGAGCTTAATCCAGAAACACAAAAAATGATAGGCATGGCCGTAGGGTTAGCCGTAGCATTGGGTCCAGTATTAGGCGTTATTGCACTTCTTATAACGGCCATAGGTGCGATTATATCGCCTATTGGGCTGGTAGTAGTGGCGGTAATTGCCCTGGTTGCCGCTGCAATTTACCTGTGGAAAAACTGGGACGAGATTATCACATGGTTGAATAACCTATGGGACACATTCGTCAACTGGATTTTAGAACGGACAGAAAAACTCAGGGAACGTATGCACGAAAACATTGACAAAATCAAACAGTTTTTTGAGACAGGTTTCTCTGATATGGTTCAGACCGCCAAAAACAAGGTAGAAGAAATAAAACAGGCTATCATTCAGCGATTTATTGAGATTGTCGCTTCCGTTGGTATGAAGATTATAGAACTATACACCAACGTAAGAAACCGCTTCACACAGATGCAGACTTCTATCCGCCAGACCATGGAAAACATAAAAACCGCCGCAATAAACGCCTGGACCGCTCTGAAAACTGGCGTTGTAACTAAGGCACAAGAACTTTACACCGAGGCTAGGGCAAAGCTAGAACAAACATGGAACTATATTAAGGGATTGCCTGCCCAGGCTGTCCAGTGGGGCAAAGACATTATACAAGGGTTAATAAACGGCATAAAAAACATGGCGGGGAACTTGGGTGGTGCTATCAAGGGAGTAGCCGAAAACGCCGTAAACGCTGCAAAATCTTTTCTCGGTATCCGCTCCCCCTCAAAAGTATTCGAGGGAATCGGCTTAAACATGGGCGAGGGCATGTCGATAGGACTTGGAAACGCTCAAAGAATGATAGGGCAGTCGATAGAAAAAATGTCCATGGGTGGTATGAACCTGGCTGTCTCAGGCGCAACTTCCGGAGGGGCAACCTCTGGCGGGACACTTTCTGTCCGCCATGAAATAGACTTACGAAACACGCCAGAGGGGTTAAACACTCACGAGCTGAAATCATTCCTTTTCAACATGTTCAATGACCCAGGCTACCAACGAGAAATCGACAGAGCCGTATATAAAAGTTCCGCCAGTAGAAACAGACCGGGAGGGGTCAGATGA
- a CDS encoding phage terminase small subunit P27 family — protein MRGGQNKKSSQLKILEGRPVGDYSPKPAPIFPVKPPRGIFPKEAKFARQLWETYGPMLERCGIVTELDIPAFGNLCMTYETIRQSEVKIQEDGLLIEGRKGEPVKNPLTSVLNAARQAFRLQAQEFGLSPHSRERLNVQQDPGKEEPMEKLLSGIKTREC, from the coding sequence TTGAGAGGCGGTCAAAATAAGAAATCTTCACAGTTGAAAATTTTAGAAGGACGGCCCGTGGGGGATTATTCACCGAAGCCAGCGCCTATATTTCCGGTGAAGCCTCCAAGGGGAATCTTCCCTAAAGAGGCGAAATTTGCCCGGCAGTTGTGGGAAACTTACGGGCCGATGCTGGAACGGTGCGGCATTGTTACCGAGTTGGATATACCTGCCTTTGGGAATCTCTGCATGACTTACGAGACTATTCGACAGAGTGAAGTAAAAATACAAGAGGATGGCCTTTTGATTGAAGGCCGCAAGGGTGAGCCGGTGAAGAATCCTTTAACATCTGTTTTAAACGCAGCAAGGCAGGCGTTCAGACTCCAAGCCCAGGAATTCGGCTTATCTCCTCATTCCAGGGAACGGCTGAACGTGCAGCAGGATCCAGGCAAAGAGGAACCTATGGAAAAATTATTGAGCGGTATAAAAACAAGGGAGTGTTAA
- a CDS encoding HNH endonuclease, translated as MLREEKVCRWCGSPANSVDHILPRAWGGTHDRSNLQALCSECRKKKDIQDAAEGRRRSRGV; from the coding sequence GTGTTGCGAGAAGAAAAAGTGTGCCGGTGGTGTGGTTCCCCGGCTAATTCAGTAGACCATATTCTGCCCAGGGCATGGGGCGGAACCCATGACAGAAGCAACCTGCAAGCCTTGTGTTCTGAGTGTAGGAAAAAGAAAGATATCCAGGACGCAGCAGAAGGACGGAGAAGGAGCAGGGGGGTATAG
- a CDS encoding cold-shock protein — protein MMQGYVKAWKSDKGYGFLAGQDGDDYFVHFTNIEGEGYQELLEGRDVEFDIEEVEQGRPKAVNVKMLEEGRI, from the coding sequence ATAATGCAGGGTTACGTTAAAGCGTGGAAATCTGATAAGGGTTACGGGTTTCTTGCCGGTCAGGACGGCGATGATTACTTTGTGCACTTCACCAACATAGAGGGGGAAGGTTACCAGGAGCTGTTGGAAGGCCGCGACGTTGAATTTGACATTGAGGAAGTAGAGCAGGGACGGCCAAAAGCGGTTAATGTAAAAATGTTAGAGGAAGGGAGAATCTAA
- a CDS encoding excisionase family DNA-binding protein: protein MVKEVLTVKDAASYMLSSTWKVYMMVKAGELPHFRVGGKILFRKETLDQWMAEQEKKSVNV, encoded by the coding sequence ATGGTTAAGGAAGTTTTGACGGTGAAGGATGCTGCCAGTTATATGCTATCGTCAACGTGGAAGGTTTACATGATGGTAAAAGCCGGGGAGCTGCCTCATTTCCGGGTAGGTGGGAAAATTCTTTTCAGAAAGGAAACCCTGGATCAGTGGATGGCAGAGCAGGAAAAAAAGTCAGTAAATGTTTAA